The following are encoded in a window of Roseimaritima ulvae genomic DNA:
- a CDS encoding mannose-1-phosphate guanylyltransferase: protein MLHAIIMAGGSGTRFWPASRRETPKQLLRLSGDRTMIQSTADRLGDLVPDARKLVVTNESLVEAVRQQLPELPAAAVIGEPCKRDTAPCVGLAAVLIAAEDPEATMLVMPADHVIRADSDFQDAVRHGVQLLEADPGRIVTFGIAPSYPAESFGYIERGQAVDSKTASDGENGSGGENGIESGSTAAYQVTRFREKPDAATAAEYLRSGRFYWNSGIFLWRAVTIIEALAEHEPAMLKRLQTIGQAAGSEEFEQVLQREFTAIEGKSIDYAVMEHHDNTVVLEAPFQWDDVGSWQAMARLNPADEQGNTVLGQHLGLDTSDSIVYGGQDHLIVTIDIDDLMVVHTPQATLVAPKSSEQRVREVVKKLEKGDFERYL, encoded by the coding sequence ATGCTGCACGCAATCATCATGGCCGGTGGCAGTGGAACCCGTTTTTGGCCCGCCAGCCGTCGCGAAACGCCAAAGCAGCTGCTACGGCTGTCCGGTGACCGCACCATGATCCAGTCCACCGCGGATCGGCTGGGCGATCTGGTGCCCGACGCTCGCAAGTTGGTGGTCACCAACGAGTCGTTGGTCGAAGCGGTGCGGCAGCAATTGCCCGAACTGCCTGCCGCCGCGGTGATCGGCGAACCGTGCAAACGCGACACGGCCCCCTGCGTCGGGCTGGCCGCCGTGCTGATCGCGGCGGAAGACCCCGAGGCCACGATGCTGGTTATGCCGGCCGACCACGTGATTCGCGCCGATAGCGATTTTCAGGACGCCGTGCGTCACGGTGTCCAGCTGTTGGAAGCGGATCCCGGGCGGATCGTCACCTTTGGCATCGCACCGAGTTATCCGGCCGAATCGTTTGGCTATATCGAACGCGGCCAGGCCGTCGACAGCAAAACCGCCAGCGACGGAGAAAATGGCAGTGGGGGAGAAAACGGCATAGAGTCCGGTTCGACGGCGGCTTATCAGGTCACGCGATTCCGGGAAAAACCCGATGCTGCCACGGCCGCCGAATACCTCCGCAGCGGTCGCTTCTACTGGAACAGCGGGATCTTTTTGTGGCGAGCCGTGACCATCATCGAAGCCCTGGCAGAACACGAACCGGCCATGCTCAAACGCCTGCAGACGATCGGCCAGGCGGCCGGCAGCGAGGAGTTTGAGCAGGTGCTACAGCGGGAATTCACTGCCATTGAGGGCAAATCCATCGACTACGCCGTGATGGAACACCACGACAATACGGTCGTGCTGGAGGCCCCTTTCCAGTGGGACGATGTGGGCAGTTGGCAAGCTATGGCGCGGCTCAATCCGGCCGACGAGCAGGGCAATACCGTGCTCGGCCAGCACCTCGGACTCGATACCAGCGACAGCATTGTTTATGGCGGCCAAGATCACCTCATCGTGACCATCGATATTGACGATCTAATGGTTGTGCACACCCCGCAAGCCACATTGGTGGCCCCAAAATCCTCCGAACAGCGGGTCAGAGAGGTTGTGAAAAAGCTGGAAAAGGGCGATTTTGAACGCTATTTGTAG
- a CDS encoding small basic protein → MTMDRSLKVQAGAIKTRNVMKRAERIARLQELDRWTEDSNVVGMPKVRVVKVSLKKKKKVKKEDDDKK, encoded by the coding sequence ATGACTATGGACCGCAGCCTCAAAGTTCAGGCCGGCGCTATCAAAACTCGGAACGTGATGAAACGTGCCGAACGCATCGCTCGTCTGCAAGAACTCGACCGCTGGACCGAAGACAGCAACGTGGTCGGAATGCCCAAAGTACGCGTCGTTAAGGTCTCGTTGAAGAAGAAGAAGAAAGTCAAGAAAGAAGACGACGACAAGAAGTAG
- a CDS encoding acyl-CoA desaturase, producing MSISDIEKTDTYDDSLDALDPGYSSEAEVADPQRLPLPDATQPMQVMWEYVAVLSLVHIVALMVFVPWLFTWSGMVLAIAGHFVFGMMGITIGYHRLLTHRGFTCPKWLEHTLAVLGMCNLQDSPARWVAIHRLHHQHSDHQPDPHTPLASFLWSHVGWVVCRHRDLDRTSRYERYVRDLLRDPFYLKLERKDGWFFVFLIHGILITAAGALVGWLVGGSGAEALRYACSWAVWAVAARTVFVLHGTWAVNSITHVSGYRNYETRDKSRNNWLVALTSHGEGWHNNHHAQPRAAAHGHRWWEFDMSWRVIQALELMGLAKNVVRPKSVADSDT from the coding sequence ATGAGCATCTCGGACATCGAAAAAACGGACACCTACGACGACTCCCTGGATGCCCTCGATCCCGGTTACAGCAGCGAAGCCGAGGTTGCCGATCCGCAGCGTCTGCCGCTGCCCGACGCCACCCAGCCGATGCAGGTGATGTGGGAGTACGTGGCGGTCCTGTCACTGGTCCACATCGTGGCTTTGATGGTTTTTGTGCCTTGGCTGTTCACTTGGTCGGGGATGGTTCTGGCCATCGCCGGGCACTTTGTGTTTGGCATGATGGGCATCACCATCGGCTACCACCGCTTGCTGACGCACCGCGGTTTCACCTGTCCCAAATGGCTGGAACATACGCTGGCCGTTTTGGGAATGTGTAACCTGCAAGATAGTCCCGCACGCTGGGTCGCCATCCATCGTCTGCATCACCAGCACAGTGACCATCAGCCCGATCCGCACACGCCGCTGGCAAGCTTTCTGTGGTCCCACGTGGGCTGGGTGGTTTGCCGACATCGCGACCTGGATCGCACCAGTCGGTATGAACGATACGTGCGCGACCTGTTGCGTGATCCGTTTTACCTAAAACTGGAACGCAAAGACGGTTGGTTTTTTGTGTTCCTGATCCACGGTATCCTGATCACCGCCGCCGGTGCTCTGGTGGGTTGGTTGGTTGGCGGCAGCGGTGCCGAAGCCCTGCGATACGCTTGTAGCTGGGCGGTTTGGGCCGTCGCCGCGCGGACCGTGTTTGTGTTGCATGGAACTTGGGCGGTCAATTCGATCACACACGTTTCCGGTTACCGGAACTATGAAACCCGCGATAAGAGTCGCAATAATTGGCTGGTGGCTCTGACCAGTCACGGCGAAGGCTGGCACAACAATCATCATGCCCAACCCCGAGCGGCTGCCCACGGTCACCGCTGGTGGGAGTTTGACATGTCGTGGCGAGTCATCCAAGCTTTGGAACTGATGGGGCTGGCCAAAAACGTTGTCCGTCCGAAATCGGTCGCCGATTCGGATACTTGA